One stretch of Candidatus Baltobacteraceae bacterium DNA includes these proteins:
- a CDS encoding dienelactone hydrolase family protein has protein sequence MFALFLICTSYARANSQEIVHFPTIPASTVELDGYLYLPSTPGQHAAVVFLHGCGGLMSRSTHKPESRQTAWAKVLNNLGYTVLMVDSFTPRGVKSVCSPKTWSDTVYAARPYDAYAGLAYLQSRPDIASKHIGVMGWSNGGGVTLLSVGTRAPHNPSGFAAAVAFYPGSCSTLRLGEGWSSTIPLLVLVGGSDVWTPAGPCAIALKDSPNTRLKIYPGAYHDFDWPGMAVHSSPGFTTSAGVVPIEGENPEAHADALKIVAEFFARYLRS, from the coding sequence ATGTTCGCTCTCTTCCTTATATGCACGTCATACGCGCGCGCCAATAGTCAAGAGATCGTCCACTTCCCGACGATCCCCGCGAGCACGGTAGAACTCGACGGCTACCTGTATCTGCCCTCAACACCGGGACAACACGCCGCCGTTGTTTTCTTGCACGGATGCGGCGGGTTGATGTCGCGCTCCACACACAAACCCGAATCGCGCCAAACTGCGTGGGCGAAAGTCCTGAACAACCTTGGCTACACCGTGCTGATGGTCGACAGCTTCACTCCGCGTGGCGTCAAGAGTGTTTGCTCGCCGAAGACCTGGAGCGACACCGTCTATGCAGCGCGACCGTACGATGCATATGCCGGCCTCGCATATCTCCAGTCGCGTCCCGACATCGCCTCCAAACACATCGGCGTAATGGGTTGGTCGAACGGCGGCGGCGTGACATTGCTGTCGGTCGGCACGCGCGCTCCGCACAATCCCTCGGGTTTTGCGGCCGCAGTAGCATTCTATCCCGGTTCGTGCTCGACTCTGCGTCTCGGTGAGGGTTGGTCGAGTACGATCCCGCTGCTCGTACTCGTTGGCGGAAGCGATGTCTGGACGCCGGCCGGCCCATGTGCAATCGCGCTAAAAGACAGCCCGAACACGCGACTTAAAATTTATCCCGGCGCGTATCACGATTTCGATTGGCCAGGCATGGCCGTCCATTCGTCGCCGGGTTTCACGACGAGCGCGGGCGTTGTACCAATCGAAGGCGAGAACCCCGAGGCCCACGCGGACGCGCTCAAGATCGTCGCCGAGTTCTTCGCGCGCTATCTCCGTAGCTGA
- a CDS encoding restriction endonuclease subunit S: MSLSISPKQIVAESNSPLLAIASGWSRIRLGDIAEVINGFPFPAVGFNSNANGEPVIRIRDVGKTSPSTWYVGPSDGVPRVRHGEIVVGMDGEFRVARWAGQEALLNQRVCTIRVRESAILDERFLFLALPGYLAAINERTSSVTVKHLSSKTILDIPLPLPPMAEQQRIVEIIEEQFSRLDGAVAALEAARRRVEAGISSCFQAHFVDPSKSVQLAHVAEVVGGLAKDSAKQAVDGLVEVPYLRVANVQRGYLDLSDIATIRTTEAKVNNLKLLPGDVLFNEGGDRDKLGRGWVWDGQISICIHQNHVFRARLDTERYLPRFVSHYANTVGRKWFEARGKQTTNLASLNLTTLKSFDLPVLDIEEQRRIVTVVEDTLFIYERLSSALKICEAKQKQLRKAILSSALSGRLMRRFQQPSVPGDARWIAVPQGTAAIEL; this comes from the coding sequence TTGAGCCTCAGCATTAGTCCGAAGCAAATCGTCGCGGAGAGCAACTCACCGCTTCTCGCGATAGCAAGTGGCTGGAGCAGAATCCGGCTCGGCGATATCGCCGAGGTAATTAATGGCTTTCCGTTCCCTGCCGTTGGTTTCAATTCAAATGCAAATGGCGAACCCGTTATACGCATCCGAGACGTCGGAAAGACTTCTCCATCGACTTGGTATGTCGGGCCAAGCGACGGAGTGCCACGCGTTCGTCATGGTGAGATCGTAGTTGGAATGGATGGCGAATTTCGCGTTGCCCGCTGGGCTGGTCAGGAAGCGCTCCTAAACCAGCGCGTCTGTACAATACGCGTCAGAGAGTCGGCCATATTGGACGAGCGCTTTCTGTTCCTCGCACTTCCGGGTTATCTGGCAGCCATCAACGAGCGCACGTCGTCAGTTACGGTGAAACACTTATCCTCAAAGACAATCCTAGATATTCCCTTACCACTACCGCCAATGGCCGAACAGCAGCGGATCGTCGAAATCATCGAGGAGCAATTCTCGCGCCTCGACGGCGCTGTAGCAGCACTCGAAGCGGCCCGACGCCGCGTTGAAGCGGGCATCAGTTCTTGCTTCCAGGCTCATTTCGTAGATCCGTCCAAATCTGTGCAACTTGCTCACGTTGCCGAGGTGGTTGGCGGCCTAGCCAAAGACAGCGCAAAGCAGGCTGTCGATGGTCTCGTTGAAGTTCCGTATCTGCGGGTTGCGAATGTGCAGCGAGGTTACCTCGATCTGAGCGATATTGCGACGATCAGGACTACGGAGGCAAAGGTCAATAACCTCAAGCTACTCCCCGGTGACGTCCTGTTTAACGAGGGCGGCGATCGAGACAAGCTTGGTCGTGGCTGGGTATGGGACGGGCAAATCTCAATTTGTATTCATCAAAATCATGTGTTCCGCGCTCGCCTGGATACCGAGAGATATCTGCCTCGATTCGTTTCCCACTACGCGAACACGGTCGGCCGGAAATGGTTTGAGGCCAGAGGCAAGCAAACGACAAACCTTGCGTCACTGAACCTCACAACGCTGAAATCTTTCGACCTTCCTGTTCTCGACATCGAAGAGCAGCGGCGCATAGTAACCGTGGTGGAAGATACACTCTTCATCTACGAGCGGCTCTCTAGCGCTCTGAAAATTTGTGAAGCGAAGCAAAAACAGTTGCGGAAAGCAATTCTTAGCTCAGCACTCTCCGGTCGGCTCATGCGCCGTTTCCAGCAACCCTCGGTCCCAGGCGACGCCCGTTGGATCGCAGTGCCTCAGGGGACCGCAGCGATTGAGCTCTGA
- a CDS encoding CoA transferase, which yields MKPLADVRILAVEQYGAGPWGTIHLADLGADVIKIEDPRTNGDVSRYVPPHQTGSDSLFFEAFNRNKRTLDLDLLSDAGRAVFLDLVRKSDAVFSNLRGDIPKKLRITYDDLKDANPRIVCCSLSGFGMTGPRSKDPAYDYILQGIAGWMSVTGEPDGPPTKSGLSVVDFAGGYVAALALMIGIHAARRDGKGVDCDTSLFDVAIGMTNYLATWNLSAGDVPERIGHSAHPSIFPFQNFQTADGWIVIACAKQKFWERFAETIGRGDLAQNARYADFTARREHRAELQAIIAPVMLAKKSADWLAILSGAGVPCGPVNTIPEALAEPHTTARDMIVEYDHPTLGRVRSVGTPVKVGAEVPEAHRAPLRNEHAATILRDLLDYDDTKIAKLGGEGAFGQVYAKI from the coding sequence ATGAAACCGCTTGCAGACGTCCGCATCCTCGCGGTCGAGCAGTACGGCGCCGGACCGTGGGGCACGATCCATCTCGCCGACCTCGGCGCGGACGTGATCAAGATCGAAGACCCGCGCACGAACGGCGACGTCTCGCGCTACGTCCCGCCGCATCAGACCGGCTCGGACAGCCTATTCTTCGAAGCATTCAATCGCAACAAGCGCACCCTCGATCTCGATTTACTCTCCGACGCCGGACGCGCCGTGTTTCTCGATCTTGTGCGCAAGAGCGATGCGGTCTTCTCGAATTTGCGCGGCGACATTCCGAAAAAGCTACGCATCACGTATGACGATCTCAAAGACGCGAATCCGCGCATCGTGTGCTGCTCGCTCTCCGGCTTCGGTATGACCGGACCGCGCAGTAAAGATCCCGCCTACGACTACATTCTGCAAGGCATCGCGGGTTGGATGAGCGTCACGGGCGAGCCCGATGGGCCGCCGACAAAATCCGGACTCTCCGTCGTCGACTTTGCGGGCGGCTACGTCGCCGCGCTCGCGCTGATGATCGGCATTCACGCCGCGCGACGCGACGGCAAAGGCGTGGATTGCGACACGAGTCTGTTCGACGTTGCAATCGGGATGACGAATTATCTCGCAACCTGGAATCTCTCTGCCGGCGACGTTCCCGAGCGCATCGGACACTCGGCGCATCCCTCGATCTTTCCGTTCCAGAATTTTCAGACTGCCGACGGTTGGATCGTGATCGCATGCGCCAAGCAAAAGTTTTGGGAGCGATTTGCCGAGACGATCGGACGCGGCGATCTGGCGCAGAATGCGCGCTACGCGGATTTCACCGCACGCCGCGAGCACCGCGCCGAGCTACAAGCGATCATCGCACCGGTTATGCTTGCGAAGAAGTCAGCCGACTGGCTCGCAATCCTGAGTGGAGCCGGCGTGCCGTGCGGTCCCGTCAACACGATCCCCGAAGCGCTGGCCGAGCCGCACACGACCGCGCGCGACATGATCGTCGAATACGATCACCCGACGCTCGGGCGCGTGCGTTCGGTCGGAACACCCGTCAAAGTCGGCGCGGAAGTCCCCGAAGCGCATCGCGCGCCGCTGCGCAACGAGCACGCTGCGACGATCTTGCGCGATCTCTTAGATTACGACGATACGAAGATCGCGAAGCTTGGCGGCGAAGGTGCTTTCGGTCAGGTGTACGCCAAGATTTGA
- a CDS encoding GntR family transcriptional regulator — translation MPLQKPRATVPLWAQIAGVLRQRIAQGQDTDFSDTALVAEFKVSPMTVRQAVQDLVAEGLLVRQRGRGTFIARTPVQGSLNSLERYLERWRFPGRDFRVEILKRNLVAANMWLASQLGVEPGTLVAYIRRRRFVDGYAVALDNRYLPADINADLSDEEILETGVMRLIQQRLAGRLRQATLTIRASTVSEEEAQLLGLAIGAPVLDRDLRLETEDGRIVMTGNSLYHPDRFVYAATFEIDSKTPRA, via the coding sequence ATGCCGCTACAGAAGCCGCGCGCAACAGTTCCACTCTGGGCCCAAATCGCCGGCGTCCTTCGGCAACGCATAGCCCAAGGGCAGGACACGGACTTCAGTGATACGGCGCTCGTCGCGGAGTTCAAGGTGAGCCCGATGACGGTACGCCAGGCCGTTCAGGATCTCGTCGCCGAGGGACTACTCGTGCGCCAACGCGGTCGCGGAACATTCATCGCGCGCACACCGGTTCAGGGCTCTTTGAACTCGCTCGAACGGTATCTCGAGCGCTGGCGGTTTCCGGGGCGCGACTTTAGAGTCGAGATCCTGAAGCGGAATCTCGTCGCGGCGAACATGTGGCTTGCAAGTCAGCTCGGCGTCGAACCCGGAACGCTCGTTGCGTATATTCGGAGACGACGATTCGTCGATGGGTATGCCGTCGCGCTCGACAATCGCTATCTTCCTGCAGATATCAACGCAGATCTCAGCGATGAAGAAATTCTCGAGACCGGTGTCATGAGATTGATTCAACAACGTCTCGCCGGCCGGCTGCGTCAGGCTACGCTTACGATTCGCGCTTCCACGGTCTCCGAGGAGGAAGCACAACTCCTTGGTCTCGCTATCGGAGCGCCCGTACTCGATCGCGACCTTCGCTTAGAAACGGAAGACGGCCGAATCGTGATGACTGGAAATTCTTTGTATCATCCCGATCGCTTCGTTTACGCCGCAACATTTGAAATAGACTCAAAAACACCAAGAGCATAG
- a CDS encoding PIN domain-containing protein encodes MSWTILVVTAVDSSVLLDVLTDDPKHRASSLSALRSAFEAGRLIVCPVVWAEMRGFFEDAERMQRSFIDAQIQFDSFDQQCADVAGQHWSEYRRSGGARTRLIADFLIGAHAYVRGGRLLTRDRGFFRRYFSELQILN; translated from the coding sequence GTGAGCTGGACGATACTCGTGGTAACCGCGGTCGATAGCTCGGTGCTCTTGGACGTCCTCACGGACGACCCGAAACACCGAGCTTCCTCGCTATCCGCGTTGCGTTCCGCGTTCGAGGCGGGTCGCCTGATCGTGTGTCCCGTTGTTTGGGCAGAGATGCGCGGCTTCTTCGAAGACGCGGAGCGCATGCAGCGCTCGTTCATAGACGCTCAGATCCAATTCGACTCTTTCGATCAGCAATGTGCTGATGTGGCGGGACAGCATTGGTCTGAGTATCGTCGCAGCGGCGGGGCGCGCACGCGTTTGATTGCGGACTTCCTGATCGGCGCGCATGCGTACGTTCGCGGCGGCCGGCTCCTTACGCGCGATCGTGGATTCTTTCGGCGCTATTTTTCGGAACTTCAAATTCTGAATTGA
- a CDS encoding glucose 1-dehydrogenase, giving the protein MRLSGKVAIVTGGGSGFGAEICRKFKEEGAQVAVLDVNAEGGKRVADEIGGKFFRCDVSKREEIAAAVYGTLVAYDKIDVYVNNAGITHTNKPVLEIEEEWFDKIFAVNVKAIFLSALEMVPIYRKQGGGVIINICSTAGVRPRPGLVVYNSSKGAAITMTRALAIELAPDNIRVTAINPVAGETPLLKEFMGGDTPELREKFRSTVPLGRLSKPRDIANMAAFLASDEAELLTGVAIEVDGGRCI; this is encoded by the coding sequence ATGCGTCTCTCAGGCAAAGTTGCGATCGTGACCGGCGGCGGCTCCGGATTCGGTGCGGAGATCTGCCGGAAATTCAAGGAAGAAGGCGCGCAAGTCGCCGTCCTTGACGTGAATGCGGAGGGCGGCAAGCGCGTCGCGGATGAGATCGGCGGCAAGTTCTTTCGCTGCGACGTGAGCAAACGCGAAGAGATCGCAGCCGCGGTCTACGGCACGCTGGTTGCGTACGATAAGATCGACGTCTACGTGAACAATGCCGGTATCACGCATACCAACAAGCCGGTGCTCGAGATCGAAGAAGAGTGGTTCGACAAGATCTTCGCCGTGAACGTCAAGGCGATTTTTCTTTCGGCGCTCGAGATGGTGCCGATCTATCGCAAGCAAGGCGGCGGCGTGATCATCAATATCTGCTCGACCGCGGGCGTGCGCCCGCGTCCTGGGCTTGTCGTCTACAATTCATCGAAAGGCGCCGCGATTACGATGACGCGCGCGCTTGCGATCGAGCTCGCGCCGGATAACATTCGCGTCACCGCGATCAATCCGGTCGCGGGCGAAACGCCGCTGCTCAAAGAATTCATGGGCGGCGACACGCCCGAACTGCGCGAGAAGTTCCGCAGCACCGTCCCGCTCGGCCGTCTCTCGAAGCCGCGCGATATCGCGAACATGGCAGCGTTTCTCGCATCCGATGAAGCCGAGCTGCTTACCGGCGTCGCCATCGAAGTCGACGGCGGAAGATGTATATGA
- a CDS encoding radical SAM protein — translation MATTTERPAEKPVGADDPRFQKRTQRYHPVILKFELLAQGLRVAPNAAERIGKTQKPDHAVGAVGKHPLDMILEPGKVYVGVPVGEAVNGHFTAGTPFTLELDGDQFYIGKKPARLLDDGRWQCLDDNAKAERLMNAILPARPHYYEMKTSRGLPMRNIMPMTGDFGGATIFPHCLYFGRFLEEYKGTECRFCGIDQNLESGRDAFPKTPEDFLETIAEARKHPFFRHGPVFAGGSTPPPDRGAKVHAKFLKPIKEAFPDNWLRLTIAPPDDERYVDMLFEAGADMVGYNYEIFDPQLFARLCPGKVKDIENGIPGHAKYDKMIRYMVRTFGTGHANANLLAGLEPVQSTVNGITHLASMGVIPTIFVFVPLKGTALEDQRPPSVREMIYIFMRLKEITERFGVDTYCAGCNRFVINTKYYDGIQPTMPSISEADMRYAGLPPEDLNEAPPIPFVLNAKW, via the coding sequence GTGGCAACGACAACGGAAAGGCCGGCGGAGAAACCAGTTGGGGCCGACGATCCGCGGTTTCAGAAGCGAACGCAGCGCTACCATCCGGTCATCCTCAAGTTCGAGCTGCTCGCGCAAGGCTTACGCGTGGCGCCGAACGCCGCGGAGCGGATCGGGAAAACGCAAAAGCCGGATCACGCTGTCGGCGCGGTCGGTAAGCATCCGCTGGACATGATTTTAGAGCCGGGCAAAGTCTACGTCGGCGTGCCGGTCGGCGAAGCAGTGAACGGGCATTTCACCGCAGGCACTCCCTTTACGCTCGAGCTCGACGGAGATCAATTCTACATCGGCAAGAAGCCGGCGCGTCTCCTCGACGATGGCCGCTGGCAGTGTTTAGACGACAACGCCAAAGCCGAACGCCTCATGAACGCGATCTTACCAGCGCGTCCGCACTACTATGAGATGAAGACGTCGCGCGGTCTACCTATGCGGAACATCATGCCGATGACGGGCGATTTCGGCGGTGCGACAATATTTCCGCATTGCTTGTACTTCGGGCGTTTCCTCGAAGAGTACAAAGGAACGGAATGCCGTTTTTGCGGGATCGATCAGAATCTCGAGTCTGGTCGGGACGCATTTCCGAAGACGCCGGAAGACTTTCTTGAAACGATTGCCGAGGCGCGTAAGCATCCATTCTTTCGCCATGGCCCGGTGTTCGCGGGCGGCTCGACGCCGCCACCGGATCGTGGAGCCAAAGTGCATGCAAAATTCCTGAAGCCTATAAAAGAAGCGTTTCCGGACAACTGGCTTCGCCTGACGATTGCGCCACCCGACGACGAGCGTTACGTCGATATGCTCTTTGAAGCGGGCGCCGACATGGTTGGTTACAACTACGAGATTTTCGATCCGCAATTGTTCGCGCGTCTCTGCCCCGGTAAAGTGAAAGACATCGAGAACGGGATTCCCGGTCACGCAAAATATGACAAGATGATCCGGTACATGGTCCGGACGTTCGGAACCGGACATGCGAATGCGAATCTCTTGGCTGGGCTCGAGCCTGTACAGAGCACGGTGAATGGGATCACGCATCTCGCATCGATGGGCGTCATCCCGACGATCTTCGTCTTCGTTCCGCTCAAGGGAACGGCGCTCGAAGATCAACGGCCGCCCAGCGTACGCGAGATGATCTACATCTTCATGAGGCTCAAGGAAATTACCGAGCGGTTTGGTGTTGATACTTATTGCGCGGGATGCAATCGTTTCGTCATCAACACCAAATATTATGACGGCATCCAGCCGACGATGCCTTCGATTAGCGAGGCCGACATGCGGTACGCCGGCCTTCCCCCCGAGGACCTGAACGAAGCTCCGCCCATTCCGTTTGTCTTGAACGCCAAGTGGTGA
- a CDS encoding class I SAM-dependent DNA methyltransferase has protein sequence MSSESTGLVGRLWAYCHTLRDDGLSYGDYVEQLTYLLFLKMADELTRPPFQRKSFTPAGLDWASLLRLDGDELEVHYRHVLTELGRHPGMLGIVFRKAQNRIQDPAKLKRLIVDLINREQWMMLDADVKGDAYEGLLQKNAEDTKSGAGQYFTPRPLIRAIVDVMRPQAKMTICDPACGTGGFFLAAYEYIASSGVLDPDQKRALRDEAFSGWEIVDNTARLCAMNMLLHGISAADADSPIRVDDALKADPGLRFDMVLTNPPFGRKSSVTIVGENGESRRDDLTVVRDDFWATTSNKQLNFVQHVKTLLKIGARASVVVPDNVLFEGGAGETIRRRLLHDCDVHTLLRLPTGIFYAQGVKANVLFFDRKAASEAASTRALWVYDLRTNVHVTLKENPLRREHLDDFVSHYRADDRAAREESEHFRCFSYDELIARDKVSLDLFWLRDDSIGDAANLPEPRVLAAEIVEDLQAAVAEFAEVAASLVAIGKRSEEDSPGK, from the coding sequence TTGAGCTCTGAATCGACGGGCCTCGTTGGTAGGTTATGGGCATATTGCCACACGCTGCGAGACGACGGGCTATCCTACGGAGACTACGTCGAGCAGCTCACGTATCTGCTTTTCCTCAAGATGGCCGACGAGCTAACGCGGCCGCCGTTCCAGCGTAAGTCGTTCACGCCTGCAGGCCTTGATTGGGCTTCGCTTCTCAGGCTCGATGGCGACGAACTTGAAGTCCATTATCGTCATGTTCTTACTGAACTCGGCCGCCATCCCGGAATGCTTGGGATCGTGTTTCGCAAGGCACAGAACCGCATCCAGGATCCGGCAAAGCTTAAGCGTCTGATTGTCGACCTCATCAATCGCGAGCAATGGATGATGCTTGACGCGGACGTAAAGGGCGACGCTTACGAAGGACTGCTTCAGAAAAACGCCGAGGATACGAAGTCGGGTGCGGGACAGTACTTTACGCCGCGTCCGCTTATTCGTGCGATCGTCGACGTGATGCGGCCGCAGGCAAAAATGACGATCTGCGACCCCGCCTGCGGGACGGGCGGCTTCTTCCTCGCAGCATACGAATACATCGCGAGCAGCGGTGTCCTCGATCCCGATCAGAAGCGGGCACTCCGCGACGAAGCGTTTTCCGGCTGGGAGATTGTCGACAACACCGCGCGCCTGTGCGCGATGAACATGTTGCTTCACGGAATTTCCGCGGCCGACGCCGACAGTCCGATACGCGTCGACGACGCGCTGAAAGCGGACCCCGGCCTGCGCTTCGATATGGTATTGACCAACCCCCCTTTCGGACGCAAATCGTCGGTGACGATTGTCGGAGAGAACGGCGAGTCGCGCCGAGACGACCTAACTGTCGTGCGCGACGATTTCTGGGCGACGACCTCAAACAAGCAGCTTAACTTCGTCCAGCACGTCAAGACCCTGTTAAAGATAGGCGCCCGCGCGTCAGTTGTCGTGCCGGATAATGTCCTCTTCGAAGGCGGCGCTGGCGAAACGATCCGCCGCCGCCTTCTACACGACTGCGACGTTCACACCTTGCTGCGCTTGCCGACCGGCATTTTCTATGCGCAAGGCGTGAAGGCAAACGTCCTGTTTTTCGATCGTAAAGCCGCATCGGAAGCAGCCTCGACACGTGCTCTCTGGGTTTACGACCTGCGTACGAACGTACACGTTACGCTCAAAGAGAACCCGCTGCGCCGTGAGCATCTCGACGACTTTGTGAGCCACTACCGCGCGGATGACCGCGCTGCGCGCGAGGAATCCGAGCACTTCCGCTGCTTCAGCTACGACGAACTGATCGCGCGCGACAAGGTGAGTCTGGACCTTTTCTGGTTGCGCGACGACTCGATCGGAGATGCCGCGAACCTTCCCGAACCACGCGTTCTCGCCGCTGAGATCGTCGAAGACCTCCAAGCCGCCGTTGCCGAGTTTGCGGAAGTTGCCGCTTCGCTGGTGGCTATAGGGAAACGGTCTGAGGAAGACAGCCCGGGGAAATGA
- a CDS encoding ferredoxin family protein, whose amino-acid sequence MSYVVTESCIRCKYMDCVSTCPVNCFREGENMLVIDQLTCIDCAACETACPVDAIVSDAVAGTATWVELNRKYAAVWPVILERGEAPHDADAYREVADKLALLNQAPAARA is encoded by the coding sequence ATGTCTTACGTCGTAACGGAGAGCTGCATTCGATGCAAGTACATGGACTGCGTCTCCACCTGCCCGGTGAATTGCTTTCGCGAAGGCGAAAATATGCTCGTCATCGATCAACTGACGTGTATCGATTGCGCGGCATGTGAGACGGCGTGCCCGGTCGATGCAATCGTTTCGGACGCCGTAGCTGGAACCGCTACATGGGTTGAGCTTAACCGTAAGTACGCAGCGGTCTGGCCCGTCATTCTGGAGAGAGGCGAAGCTCCTCATGACGCGGACGCGTACCGTGAGGTGGCGGATAAACTCGCTTTGTTAAATCAGGCGCCCGCGGCTAGGGCGTAA
- the dinB gene encoding DNA polymerase IV — MIAHFDIDAFYASVAQRDDPSLRGKPLAIAWNSRRSVCLTASYEARPFGVRSAMPLHRALQLCPQLLVVPPDFTKYRAASDAVFGIFGEGGRAVEGLSLDEAFVDPKTTVAEEAVEFAKQIRARVKAEVGLTVSAGVATGKMVAKIASDSCKPDGLALVEPGTEAFYLSQMDVGRLWGVGPKTRAHLNEAGITTIGQIAVLDDQSLYELFGRGGKSMRELAQGIDTRTVESDRETRSVSSETTFEHDVSEEAKMAEVIRELATDVAQRLQKHGLSGTTIGVKIKRADFSITGRQTSRAEPTDDAGVIGDTALLCLRRVELAGDRVRLLGVRVAGLTMEPQRQMRLV, encoded by the coding sequence GTGATCGCGCATTTCGACATCGACGCGTTCTACGCGAGCGTCGCGCAGCGCGACGATCCGTCGCTGCGCGGCAAACCGCTCGCGATTGCGTGGAATTCGCGCCGCTCCGTGTGTCTGACGGCATCGTACGAAGCGCGCCCGTTCGGTGTGCGCTCCGCAATGCCGCTGCATCGCGCGCTGCAGCTATGTCCGCAGCTTCTCGTCGTGCCGCCGGATTTCACGAAGTACCGCGCCGCGTCCGACGCAGTCTTCGGCATCTTCGGCGAAGGCGGACGCGCTGTCGAAGGACTGTCGCTCGACGAAGCCTTCGTCGATCCGAAGACCACGGTCGCAGAAGAAGCCGTCGAGTTCGCCAAGCAGATTCGCGCGCGCGTGAAAGCCGAAGTCGGCTTGACGGTGAGCGCCGGCGTTGCCACCGGCAAGATGGTCGCGAAGATCGCGTCCGATTCGTGCAAGCCCGATGGCCTCGCGCTCGTCGAGCCGGGAACCGAAGCATTCTATCTCTCGCAAATGGACGTCGGCCGGCTCTGGGGCGTCGGCCCCAAGACGCGTGCACATTTAAATGAAGCCGGCATCACGACGATCGGTCAGATCGCGGTGCTCGATGATCAGAGCTTGTACGAGCTCTTCGGTCGCGGCGGCAAATCGATGCGCGAGCTGGCGCAAGGCATCGACACGCGCACGGTCGAGAGCGATCGCGAGACGCGCTCGGTCTCAAGCGAAACGACCTTCGAACATGATGTCAGCGAGGAGGCGAAGATGGCCGAAGTGATTCGCGAGCTTGCAACCGACGTCGCCCAGCGCTTGCAAAAGCACGGACTTTCCGGAACGACGATCGGCGTCAAGATCAAGCGTGCGGACTTTTCGATCACCGGTCGCCAAACGAGCCGTGCCGAACCGACCGACGATGCCGGCGTTATCGGTGACACGGCATTGCTGTGTCTGCGGCGCGTCGAGCTTGCCGGCGATCGCGTGCGCTTACTCGGCGTGCGTGTCGCTGGTCTGACGATGGAACCGCAGCGACAGATGCGCTTGGTCTAG